The region tcattcttgCCAAAGGCCATGTAggccttttccattttatttatgagGCTCCCGAGAACCAGAGAAGTGAGTTGAGTAGAGAAAGTGAGTCAAAGGTCAGTGGCAGGGGCTAGGCCATCTTGACAGCGACAGCGGGACAGTACCTGCCACATCTCACGCCCCAGGGAGCAAAATCCAAAGTCCTCTGACCTTCCAATGTGGGACAGCTGGGTCCTATTTGGTTACGGTTAATCATCCCCATGTGTACACCCATgtatgtcattcccttcttcctaATTTAACAGCGACCTGCAGACCGTAGCAGATGAAGTAACTGTATTCTTTACATCAGCCTGGTCAGGCCACGCTCCATGCACAGAGGACTGAGCCTTCAGCAGTCTCAGCAGTTTCCTACGCAGCACGCTGTGGAACCAGCCTGAATGTGCAGACCACCCCAAAGCTCTCCAAAGAGCCCTCGCTGAAGCTGGTTTTTCTAAGGGCTTAATTAAGACCATGACGggtgagaaaaaaaggaaaaggctcCAATATATACAATGACAAAAACATTAATACAAAGGCTGAGAACCAATGAGTCCGCATCAACCCTGGAAAAAATGCAGGTGCTTTTAGTGGTATGGCCATCTGCTCACATGAACCTCTGCTTAGAAAGTGAAGGATCTGGAATACAGATGGAGCTTCCCTGCAATTGGTCAAGAGCCAGTGGGCAGACACATGCTCCTCTGACTGTGAGAGGGAAGACCCGCAGCTCTCCAGAGGGTGTGGGACCAGAAGCCTCTGGATGTGGTTGGAGCGGCAGCAGAGTTCCTTGGTTCCTCCTGCTATAATCAGCATTGAGATGGCCAGACCTGAGCATCTCAGGGAATCGCCTTCTGCCCAAGAACAGAGAGCTACCTCAAAGGGATTCCATGACATGGAGGACCTGCCTAGGAACAAGTCTGCGCAGAAAGTGGGTTTAACAAATGGCTCACCCATTCAGAAACACACCTTGTGAAGGATAGAGCAGGATGCTGAATTAAGAACACAGGCTCCGGAGTCAGgctgacctgggttcaaattctggctccacCTCCTTCTAGCTAAGCAATGTCAATTCATCACTCACCCTAAGAGTGGGTGAGGACGTGTGCACCCAGGGCAGCAAGCCCCAGTCATGTATaacttattaatttattcaatcagTTATTGATGGCCTTTCCTTGCTGAGAACTTAATTTATCCCTTCTTTAGTATATTCAGCCTTAATACTGCATTTTACAATTAATTATTTTTGCAAAGCCCTCACTAAAGGAATATTTTACTTTCAGGGAATACAAGAATTGTTCATTTCAGTCCTCTGCTAGAGTTCACACTTTCACAGGCAGCGAGGCAGTTGCACTTTCACAGTGCAAACCTCAGAGTAAACACGGCTAGATTGGATGGAAGCTGCACAGGTAACTGGTCTTATTAAATTCATATGAAAGAGAGATGTGGCTGGCACGTACCATCACCTAGTCGCTGTCATTTTCCTGCCCACACAGTGTCATTCTATAAGGAGGACTGATGTGAGAGTGGAATAGGAACAAGTCTGGGGGTGCCAGCTGGCACCCTGTTCACCCCAGTTCAGGCCTACATCTAACAGAGCTCCAAGTGACCTGCTTCCTTAATGTCTTGCCAAGTGACAAACCTCCCCCAAACTTACCAATTAAACCAACCACCATTTCACTTTCTGTCGAACTACTGTGCCTTGATGGGGCTCGGCTGGGAGTTCTTCCACTCTACATGACACTAAGCTGGGCTGGGACATCTGAGACTGCTCACTCACATGTCCAGAGCCTGATGGGGACAGCTGGCAGAAGAGGCAACAGGCCTCCACCATCCGGGCCATCCCAGACGGCCATCCCTCTCCATGTGGACTCAGTGTGTGGCATCAGGGTAGACAAACTTTCTCACATGGTGGTCAAGGCTCTCCAAGGGGCAAAAGCAGAAGCAGCCAGACCTTCCTATGACTCGGGCCCAGGACTGGCACTGTGTCACTTCCACTATTCTTATTGGTTTTAGCAAGTCACAGACCATCCCTGGTTCATCCTGAGAGGGATGATACCAGGGTATGCAAGTGAGAGGTATGCTTTATTGGGGACCATCTTCGGAGAAAACACCTTTTACACCTCTCATATGACACCTGTTGTTACACCTCAATTTGAGAGGATGAACTACAGAATGTACTagatctgcttatttaacttgggCCAAACAAAGCAAGCTACATCAAAAGTACTATGGACTGAGATCCTGGTGTTAACTCTAATGTCACCTCATTAGGAGCTGGGGGATGCATCAGTCAGACGCGGATTAAGTGTATCTCCCTCCTCTGTCCTTTTGGAAACAGTTCTTTCACCCTCTTGATGTGTCTCTACTGAGCTCCTGCTGTGACACATGCATTGCGTGTCACACCCCCTCTTAGGAAGGGCACTCATGCCAGTGGCGGACCGACTGCCACCTGTCTCCTACTCCAAAGCTGCTAGTTTATGTGCAGAATACCTGCCACTGTCTCCGCAGCCCCAAGTTCCGCCATGCCTAATGGCTCCTGAATGAAGCTGAACACCTCCTCCaacagcctcagttcagttcagttcatttcagttgctcagtcatgtccgactctttgcgaccccatgaatcgcagcatgccaggcctccctgtccatcaccaactcctggagttcactcagactcacgtccatcaagtccatgatgccatccagccacctcatcctctgtcatccccttttcctcctacccccaatccctcccagcatcaaagtcttttccaacgagtcaacccttcgcatggggtggccaaagtactggagtttcagctttagcatcattccttccaaagaacgcccagggctgatctccttcagaatggactggttggatctccttgcagtccaagggactctcaagagtcttctccaacaccacagttcaaaagcatcaatttttcagtgctcagccttctccatagtccaactctcacatccgtacatgactactggaaaaccatagccttgactagacggaccttagtcggcaaagtaatgtctctgcttttgaatatactatctaggttggtcataacttttcttccaaggagtaagcgtcttttaatttcatggctgcagtcaccatctgcagtgattttggagcccaaaaaataaagtctgacactgtttccactatttccccacctatttcccatgaagtgatggaaccacatgccatgatcttcgttttctgaatgttgagcttgaagccaactttttcactctcctctttcactttcctcaagaggctttttagttcctcttcactttctgccgtaagggtggtgtcatctgcatatctgaggatattgatatttctcccggcaatcttgattccagcttgtgtttcttccagtccagcatttctcatgatgtactttgcatagaagttaaataagcagggtgacaatatacagccttgacgcactccttttcctatttggaaccagtctgtggttccatgtccagttctaactgttgcttcctgacctgcatacagatttctcgagaggcaggtcaggtggtttggtattcccatctctttctgaattttccacagtttcttgtgatccacacagtcaaaggctttggcatagtcaataaagcagaaatagatggtttttttggaactctcttgctttttccatgatccagcggatgttgccaatttgatctctggttcctctgccttttctaaaaccagcttgaacatcaggaagttcacagttcacgtattgctgaagcccggcttggagaattttgagcattactttactagcgtgtgagatgagtgcaattgtgcggtagtttgagcattctttggctttgcctttctttgggattggaatgaaaactgaccttactTATAAAATTTTCCCTTCCTGTAAAGCTCTTTGATTTGGGAACACTTTTTGCATCTGTGGAGCAGTTAGAGTGTTTCACAGCAGACCCTGGAGTTCTGCCAAAAGAGTGACTTTCAGCTCCtggagaatctgaaaaaagaccAGCATAACAGAGTATCTGGTGTGTGCAAGATATTCAACACATATTTGCTGTTGTGATAATTGTTATGATGAATAAATGAGTTATCTTTTGCAAAGGACCTAGAACACTGAGCTTCAATAATTCTTAGTAATGATTTTAGTATCTTTCTGCCTCATCCCTTTAAAAAAGTATGTATGTTTATGTGTTtaccacggagaaggcaatggcaccccactccagtacttttgcctggaaaatcccatggacggaggagcctggaaggctgcagtccatggggtcactgagggtcggacacgactgagtgacttcactttcccttttcactttcatgcattggagaaggaaatggcagcccactccagtgttcttgcctggagaatcccagggataggggagcctggtgggctgccgtctatggggtcgcacagagtcagacaagactgaagcaacttagtagtagtagtatgtgTTTATcgaggtataactgacataagTTTACACTAGTTTCAGATGTAGAATGTAATAATTTTGTACTtgtacatattgtgaaatgatcatcacAGTCAGTGCagttaatatccatcaccatCCGTTATTCTCTAGCACTAATCCTGAACCTTAGGTAGCCCCAGGTATCTGTTGAAACCATTTGTCTCCTTTAAAGAGAATGTTTAATATACAGTAAACTGCCTGAACAACACAGGGGTTAGGGGCactgatctgcacagtcaaaaatCCATTTATAAGGTTTGACTCCCCCACAACTGCATTACTGAGTCTGCTGTTGACCGAAAGACTTACCAATAACAACCACTGATTAACACGTGctttgtatgttatatatatcaGTCTTCCAAAAAAGTATCTCACAATAATGTagactaaagaaaagaaaatgttattaataaaatcataagataaaataaatttatagcaCTGTACTGTATGGATACTGTAAGTTTCCATCATCTGCTTACAAGATGAATTATTGATCAGTAGCTACATCATTATGATATAGATGTTATACATATTACTAACAgtagatataaaatgaaaagataatgtgaaaaagaaattcatatttatttataggTATAATGATTCATGCATTGATAAGTAAGAAACAGCAATATGATTGTTTTATGATTGTCTAATGCAAGTGAAAGGGTTGTTTCACAGAGCCTGGACTATACTCTAAATGAATCATCATTTGGTTTTTATGGCAAACATATTATTGAAAGCACTGTGACATTAAAAAAAGTACCTGTGATGACAGGATACCCAATGTTTTCAATTACAAGAGCGGCATACTGTATGGGAATGTAAACAAAGTTATAAAACAGTGAGAGAACTAACACATTACTGATTTTTATATTAACTACCTCTCATCTTATGCCTATGTAAGGAAGACTAATATCTACACATGTTTTATGCATTCAGGAGATAcctttaattttttcaatatttctaaGCTATGTGGTTCATCTTATGAGTTTTTCAAATTGCCACCCATCTCCAAAAATTTTTCCAAtacatttactgaaaaaaatctccATACAAGTGGACCACCCAATTCAAACTTGtgctgttcaaggatcaactgcaTTTACATATAATTATCAATATATTTGCTCTTTCCATCATGCTatttcagtttctcttctctctatggtggacttttctttattcttccattttttccctttctacgAGCTTTTAAGCTACGCATTCTATTTCCAGACTTTTAGGGGTTGCCTAGAAATCTTatgcagtttcagtccctgagttgggaagatcccctggagacaggaatggctccctactccagtattcttgcttggagaattccacggacagaggagcctggtggactacagtctacagaatcacaaagagtttgatATGATCGAGCAACTAAAAAACTTCAGGAATCTTAACAGGCACACTCTACTAATTAAAATCTGATTTATTATCTTTCTCCTCCCTCAACAATATTGAACCTTAGAAAACTTTCATAGTGATCATCCATCTTCTGACTTACATGTTTTTGCGTATTTTAGCTGTGTGTTGCTTTTCAACTCCCAAGCATTGTTATCATTGGTTTATATAGCTGTTTGTTCAGATTTTATGGtcagtttttattcattttacaaatcTGATTGGTCAGTTGTTTCAcaggctttttctctttctttgattgTCAGcctcttctatttatttaaacattctttgcTTGATAATTCAGGCGTCTTTGCAGATCTAATCTTGCTGTAAATtgttttcactgtctcctgcTCATGGTGCCATGTTAGCTTTTTATTCATGATTATGAGTTTTTGCTCATATTCCTTGAAAATTACTTGTGTGATTCTTTGTGTCCAGGTGGAAGGTGAGTTCCTCTACggggtgaggtggggggtggggaggattaATTCTGCTTCTGTGGATGTCTAGGAGCACTAACAACCTACAATCAAATTCTTTGTGGCTTTTCTGGACACAcaaagtatatacattttttttcctgcaagccTGTATGAGGTCagaattataattcaaaaaaatcagaaaaaatttcCACATACCTGGTCAGTTCAAGTTTCCAGTCAGTCAATTTTATTTGCAGTTTTCTGAAGGGTCAGGGTCATGGAACAGATTCATTTCTAATTCATTCTTATATGTGAAATGGTCAGCTCTCATCTGCTATGctgttaaaaaacagaaatttgtgTGTTGAAATGTGGTGTGGTGGCCTAGAGAGTCTCTGGGGAAGAGCAGCGAATAGGGCAGTTTCCAGTGTCTGCCCACCATCCGCTATGCCTACTCCCAGGTAGAACTAAAGTCACACCCTCCAGGTGAAAGTCGCCTGGAGAGGACATCTAGAGTACAGCTCTGTGAGTGGGTGTGAGTTCTTGACTCATTTACCCCCCAGCTTGACTGGGACCTGGGTATTCTCTCTCTGCGCTGTGAGCCTGGCTCCTCTCTCTCCTCATCTGCTTATTTACGCAATTGAAAACAGGTTTTCTGCTCAGCCTTTCCAGTTCTCTCTGGGAGTCTGGGCCACAACACACTTGAGGGGCCAGCTCTTTGGGTCTCCTCAATTCCAGAACAAGTGTCCTGTCCCACAGACTTCCCTGCGTTCAGGCCGTGTGACCAGCTCATGGCCTCCTAATCTGAGTCTATCCAAGTATTCATTCTTTGGTCCAACCCAGAgactcctttctttttccttctcatttcttcctctaccttttctctcTCCCATGTTCTTCGTCCATGTGTTTTACTCCAGGGCCCCCTTATTGAACACAAATATCACGCTAACATCTTTCTCTCTAGCTCTAGTCCTCTACCCCCGTTTCTTCTATGGAAAGTCAGCTCTTGTGTCCACAAAACCAAACAGGAGAGATGCACACTGCGGCTGCCTCCGCACACCCCCGTCCAGGGTTCTCATGCTCTGTGGTGTCCTCACTTCTAGTCCAAGAGGCTCAGAAGCAAAGCTGGAGGTGGGCCGTGAAGAACAGTGGAACCATGCTGACCTCGTGCACTGTGGAGAAGCTGACTCTGCATCTACAAATCCCATCCTTGGCGCAGACGAGGATGAAGAGGGTCCCCAGATTTGCCGTGTATGTGGGGACAAGGCCACTGGTTATCACTTCAATGTCATGACATGTGAAGGATGCAAGGGCTTTTTCAGGTAGAGTTACCTATCAACTTTCACCCACCTGCTGCAAAATGGGTCACCTCTAACTGGGGCTCTGCCACTAGTTTCCTGGGTACCATCTCAGGGCCTCAGCTTCAGAGGCCCAGGTTCAGAGCATGGGCTGGTGGCCCATCCAAAGTCCTCCTAATTAGTCTCAGGAGAACCATTAACATCTGAGAGGAAATCATCTTCTATTTTCCTACTCTACTCAGGAAAGGCCCCTTTCCATTAAGATCTCCCTTTGTTTCTCCATGTGCTCTtgtgtaagaattgaatcgccagtccaggtctgtcgtagggtgcagcatgcttggggctggtgcatggtggggatgacccagagagatgttgtggggagggaggtgggagggggggtcatgtttgggaacgcatgtaagaattaaagattttaaattttaaaaaatttaaaaaaaaaatagcaaagacaGCAAGTGAGTcagtaaaagaggagaaagaatttgaaaatccACAAAATTCAAGAGTTCAAATCACTCTTAAGGAGCGGTGTTAAATAAAGAATGGCATAAAATAACCAAAGAATATGACGCACCCGCTCACCTAGAAACAGAGATCCAAAATATTAAGGACTAAAAGTCCCAGCTCATAGCAAGACAGGCTCGGACAGAAAGGTCACATTGTTCAGCTGACGAAAGAACAATGACACTGCTCAGTGCAGGCTCAGACGAAGAGGAAGAGAAGCCAgccaggaaagaagggagggccAGGTGTGTAGAGGGCAGCTCCCGCTGCAGGGGCACACTTGGGCCCCTCGTGCATCCTGAGGACAGCCAGCTGACTTGACCTCTGCAGAGTTCCTCCTGATGGCTGGACATTTAAATGGAAATGGACCCCAGCACAAAGATCCAGCTTGCAGTCCCATCAAAGCTGGGCTGCCAGACAGTTGGGTGTAGGAAAAAACCCACAGTGGGGTGTCCAGGCCAGGAGGAGCCCAGTAATGCACTGCAGCAGCCCAGGACCCACCCAGCCCCGCCCCGACTCCTGACCAGAGTGAAGAAACCCTGGTTTAGGAGCCGATGGGGTCAAGTTTGAGGTCCCAGGCATGAGGTCAGCTCAGGAAGCCCTCATGCTCCAGGGAGAAATGAACATCCGTGTGGGGTGCTCAGCCTATGCGAAGCTACGAGCAACAACTCTCCACTCACGGTGCTGAACAACAAGGAGAACATGTCACCTCTCACATCTAGAAGTCCGAGGCCTTCAAGGCGTTGGTGAGCCCAGCAGTCagtcctttttcctcttctgccATCAGAGAGTGGCTACCCTGCCTGCTCCACTGAGGGCAGCAAAGTGCCAGGGGTTCAGGCTGCGAACCACAGGGCTCAGCTGAGGAATAGAAAGGCCCCTCTTGTCTTCTAAGAGCAAAGAAATCTTTCCCAGAAGATCCTTCAATTCACATCACCTAGACCAGAGCCCCAGACAGCTCTAGAACTGGTCACTAGCAAAGAGCCCCAGACAGATCCCTGAGCTGGGCATCCACCAATGAGGTCGCACAGAGGAGGAAGGACACCTGAGCCAGATCTGGATTCTCCCTGTGGCTCACTGTAGGGGTCAGAGCTTGGATCCTGGTATCAGGCAGACCTGAATTCAAACTTCAGTCTGTCCTCTACCTGAGGACAGCGAGCGGTGTCTTCTCACAgactccatttcctcatctgtgccaGGCAGATGACCAAATGAATTTCGTAGGGTTCTAAGAACTAAGTTTGCAAAGCTCTGCACAATCTGTAGCCCTGCATCCAATCCACAGTATGGCTGATAAACGTGGGCTCCTTCCCTCAGTTACCAGGGGTCTCTTACCCagcaggggaggggatggggccTGAGAAATACACCCCCTGGCTGTCTGGCTCCTGGCCTTAGGTCTCCCGGATCAGCCCCAAGGGTCCACTCAGTAGCCACAACTGtccatttttcattttccacACTGCTGGATCAGAGCCAGAGGCTAGATCCAAAGAAGAATTTGTTTCCATCTATTCAGCTGtgaacggagaaggcgatggcaccccactccagtactcttgcctggaaaatcccatagatggaggagcctggtgggctgcagtccatggggtcgctaagagtcggacgcgactgagcaaattcacctgcacttttcactttcatgcattggagaatgaaatggcaacccactccagtgttctttcctggagaatcccggggatgggggggcctggtgggctgccgtctatggggtcgcacagagtcagacacgactgaagtgacttagcagcagcagcattcagctGTGAAAACTCGGGACAGGGGGATAAAGTTAGGGGCCCACTGGCTGGGTCTTCTGGTGAAGTGCAGGATGGCTGGGCTGTGGgggaggatgtgtgtgtgctggggtcTCTAGCAGGAATTTACCACCTTGTCTCCCATCTGGCACAGCTGTCTGGGGACACGAGGATACAGTGCCCAGACACTCCACCATTATGGGGCTCTGAGCCTCCCTTTTCCCCTGCGGCAGTTAGCAAGGTGAAGCCTTTTTCCAGTGAGGTAGAAAGTTTCCCGTAGCGTACGCATCCTCTGACCTCCCAATCTAGAATGGGGACTGGGGAAGGCAGGAGGCTTATGTTTCTTACACACCCGGGGCCAGATTTCCTCCAGTCCCCTCTTCCAAGGAGAAATCCAGGAAGAAGCCACCTCCACAGAGACTTGGTCCAGTTCTCCTGGGGTTCCTGGGCATTAGGAAAAAGAAGGGGAGAGGGTACGGGCCTCAGGGTGCTGAAGCATCCCACGAAGCAGCTCCGGTGCAGGCCCTGAGCAGCATCCGCCTCCCATGTGGAGGCTGAGGACAGTCTAGTACCTAgctccccttctccagcaggcttGGAGGCCTCTGGGCACCCACAGAAGCCTGAAGAGCCCTGGTCTGTACCTTTCCTATGAACCCCACCCAACTCAGAGGCAAAGGCAGAGCCCACAGAGGGTGTGACCAGTGTCCGTGTCAGGGGCGGACAAGAAGCCAGGGTACACAACGTGTCCTATCTTCTGCTCTCTGTCCTCTTGCAGAAGGGCCATGAAACGCAATGCCCGGCCCCGGTGCCCCTTCCGGAAGGGCACCTGTGAGATCACCCGGAAGACCCGGCGTCAATGCCAGGCCTGCCGCCTTCGCAAGTGCCTGGAGAGCGGCATGAGGAAAGAGAGTGAGCAAAGGCCACGGGAGCGGGAATGGGCATGTGAGCCACGTGTGTGCAAGAACATCCATGTGCGCGTGCACACAGGGGCAGACAGCAACCTGAGGTCCCCGGCTTGTCCTGGAGGGACTGGAGAAGTGGAGTGTTATCGCCATTCTCTGTTCTTGGAGGCCTGATTCTCTCTGGCCAGGGTCGTACCCCACTCTGCCCTCAGTTGCACTCGCGTGATTCGTGTTGTGCCCTTCATAATAGTTTTAGCCAAATCAGGGGAGCTGAATTGGGAACGAGAAGCTGGAGACTCATGGTGTGCTTGACCTGCACCTTCTACCAGTGGCCCAGACCTAGCATCCTCAAGGAATTGTGTGCAGCCAGTGACAGAAGGGTTCTCAATTCCCCTGTCCATCTTTGGTATAATTGTGCTCCCAGGGACTCTGAGATTAAAGAGCATGGGAAAAGGCTGGAAGTTTCCAAGGTGTATTTCTCTCCAACAGTCACAGAGGGCTGCGAGACCTTGGGCAACCTTTAAGGGGCCAGGTTCCCTGGGCACTGGCAGAGAGCCTTTCCTACAGACGAGCTGTGCCTGTTGTCCCCTCCCTACCAGGACCCCCTCCCCCAGAGCTCTGCTCTACACACACAAGTGGGCTCCAGAAATCCGTGGATGACCTTAAAGGCCCAGGCTACACAGGAAGTGTCTGGAGAAGATACCTCTTGCTAAGCAGTAGCCCCGCTCTCTGAGACCCAGAGATCTTGGGGGACTCTCGGGAGTCTTAACGGAATCTGATACACCAGAAACAAATAATCAGGTACATTTATGAAACAACTATGACATAGAAGCAGTTATATTAGGCACTTCCCATGCAGTGTCTCATGCTACGAGCAGTGTGAGGTGAGCACTGTCACTCCAGCTTaccaggaaggaaagagagggaagaagcCCATCAAGGTCACCACTACAAAGTGGCAAAGCCGTCAGTGAAGCCTGGTGCCTTAAGATCCAGAAGCCGGAGCAATAACCACTGTTCCACAGAGTTGTCTTGAACCCCACGGTCATAGGCAGCACACCCGTCCTTCCCCGCAAGGGTTTCTCcagaggagcccagagtcttTGACTGTCTGGAAAAGGGCAGGATTTTTGTCACCAGGCTGTCCCCATCCCCTGCTGCTGCCTGAGTCTGCTCCTGGCTGTCTTTGCAGTGATCATGTCCGATGCAGCTGTGGAGCAGAGACGGGCCTTGatcaggaggaagaagagagaacgGACTGAAACTCAGCCCCCTGGAGCCAAGGGTCTGACTGAAGAGCAGCTAATGATGATCCAGGAGCTGACGACTGCCCAGATGAACACCTTTGACAGCACCTTCATTCATTTCAAGAATTTCCGGGTATGAGGCTTTCGAGATGGCTCTGCTCCTGTGCTTGCTCCTCAGAACCCCAATCTCTTTCCCAGGGATTCTCGAAGAGCGGCCCCTGGACTCTCAGGAGAAGCAGCGGCACCTGGAAACTTATTAGAAAAGCAGATCCTCAGTTCACCCCTGAATCAGAACCTTTGAGGGCAGGGCCCAGCAGTCTGTGCTATGACAAGACCCCTCAGGTGATTCTAACTCATGCTCAGGTCTGAGACACTCTGCTCTCTCCTTCTACAGCCTGTAGAAATGGAGTCTGAGTCAGCAGTGGAGTTACGGACGGCTGAGTTGCACCAGGGTTGCTGGCATTCAGACGCAGAGGGGACATGGCATTTGTGCACTGCTTTCACTGATCCAGGAAACTTCAGTGACCTCAGCAATGGCAGCTTGTCTGACCCCAGTGCCCCTTTTCACCTGCGCTCACAGGCATCTCATGACCCACCCAGCTCACAGACTTGGTAGCCAGCGGCCCCCAGAGTCTGTTCTTTCCATCTCCAGCTCTCAGATCCTTTTCTGAGTTTCCTGAGTGCAAGTTCAGGGACACTCGGGACACACCCCTCGATGGAGGCCCCCTCACCTTCCACCAAAGCAGGAAGCGAACCCATCTCTGACCAGGCAGGAATGTGAGGGATCGTGAAGTCAGAGGCCcaccaaagagaagagaagaaaccagcgctctgtgtgtgtgtgggggggtggtgggcggggtgggggctggacACGCCGGCCACGGTGCGTCCTCTCAGGGAGCAGCTGTGGTTGCGTGCACCTGTCTGGGCCGAGGGGAAATTCCTGTTTGGGAGAATATATAttctgtctctcctctctcctctcccacttCCGGCTCATGCCCCAGCTGCCAGATGTGCTCAGTAGTGGCCGCCAGAATCCAGAGCCTCTGCAGATTCAGTCCAGGGAAGAAGCCGCCAAGTGGAGAAAGATCAGGGAAGAGCTATGTTCAGTGAAGCTCTCCTTGCAGCTTCGGGGGGAGGACGGCAGCGTCTGGAACTACAAGCCCCCAGCCGGCAATGGCGGGAAAGAGATCTTCTCCCTGTTGCCCCACATCGCTGACGTGTCCACCTACATGTTCAAAGGCATCATCAACTTTGCCAAGGTCATCTCCTGTTTCAGGTAGGACACGGGCTGGGTGGACGGTGTGGAAAGGAGCAGGGTGTGGCCAGGAGGTTCAGAGGGTCTGGGATGGAC is a window of Ovis aries strain OAR_USU_Benz2616 breed Rambouillet chromosome 1, ARS-UI_Ramb_v3.0, whole genome shotgun sequence DNA encoding:
- the NR1I2 gene encoding nuclear receptor subfamily 1 group I member 2, whose amino-acid sequence is MSFCSYSLKITCVILCVQVEALVLYPRFFYGKSALVSTKPNRRDAHCGCLRTPPSRVLMLCGVLTSSPRGSEAKLEVGREEQWNHADLVHCGEADSASTNPILGADEDEEGPQICRVCGDKATGYHFNVMTCEGCKGFFRRAMKRNARPRCPFRKGTCEITRKTRRQCQACRLRKCLESGMRKEMIMSDAAVEQRRALIRRKKRERTETQPPGAKGLTEEQLMMIQELTTAQMNTFDSTFIHFKNFRLPDVLSSGRQNPEPLQIQSREEAAKWRKIREELCSVKLSLQLRGEDGSVWNYKPPAGNGGKEIFSLLPHIADVSTYMFKGIINFAKVISCFRDLPIEDQISLLKGAAFELCQLRFNTVFNAETRTWECGRLSYCVEDPAGGFQQLLLEPVLKFHYMLKKLQLHKEEYVLMQAISLFSPDRPGVVQRLVVDQLQEQFAMTLKAYIEFNRPQPAHRFLFLKIMAILTELRSISAEHTQQLLRIHDVHPFATPLMQELFSTTNA